In the Caenorhabditis elegans chromosome X genome, one interval contains:
- the nssp-76 gene encoding Activin_recp domain-containing protein (Confirmed by transcript evidence), whose product MPHCRRVLVLLVLFAAISNFGTNALKCRLYHRIWEDGHLLRINPDICHTSSQYCVRATYSDPDERKKNGYSMGCDKVDCQGIDDPTYTGWQQKKTGEYCRKSRDYGKKGEICCCADDMCNSVRQTSLALFTSILIIFPVLLNIN is encoded by the coding sequence ATGCCGCACTGCCGACGTGTCCTTGTTTTGCTCGTTTTATTCGCTGCTATTTCCAATTTCGGTACGAATGCTTTGAAGTGTCGACTGTACCATCGAATTTGGGAAGATGGTCACTTACTAAGAATCAATCCAGACATTTGCCACACTTCTTCGCAATATTGTGTGAGGGCAACATATTCGGACCCAGATGAAAGAAAGAAGAATGGATACTCGATGGGATGCGATAAAGTGGATTGCCAAGGAATCGACGATCCAACTTACACTGGATGGCAACAAAAGAAGACTGGAGAATATTGCCGGAAAAGCAGAGATTACGGTAAGAAAGGTGAAATCTGCTGCTGTGCTGATGACATGTGCAACTCGGTTCGACAAACTTCCCTAGCTCTTTTCACCTCTATTCTTATTATTTTCCCAGTATTATTGAACATTAATTGA
- the fox-1 gene encoding Sex determination protein fox-1 (Confirmed by transcript evidence), translated as MLATSAPSLINHMENSTDGKVKDDPNSDYDLQLSIQQQLAAAAQAAQMGQTQIGPQIVGQQGQPVVATTAGSTNGSAAVTQPDPSTSSGPDGPKRLHVSNIPFRFRDPDLKTMFEKFGVVSDVEIIFNERGSKGFGFVTMERPQDAERARQELHGSMIEGRKIEVNCATARVHSKKVKPTGGILDQMNPLMAQSALAAQAQMNRALLLRSPLVAQSLLGRGAALIPGMQQPAFQLQAALAGNPLAQLQGQPLLFNAAALQTNALQQSAFGMDPAAVQAALLANEQARFQLAAAAAQGRIPSSGNASAFGEQYLSNALATASLPSYQMNPALRTLNRFTPY; from the exons GACGATCCGAACAGTGATTACGATTTGCAACTCTCGATTCAGCAACAATTGGCGGCGGCAGCGCAAGCTGCTCAGATGGGACAAACGCAGATTGGTCCACAAATTGTGGGACAACAAGGGCAGCCGGTAGTCGCCACAACGGCCGGTTCGACGAATGGCTCGGCGGCCGTCACACAGCCCGATCCCAGCACTAGCT ccggACCCGATGGACCAAAAAGACTTCACGTATCGAATATCCCATTCAGATTCAGAGACCCAGACCTCAAAACGATGTTTGAGAAATTTGGTGTGGTTTCCGACgtagaaattattttcaatgagCGAGGATCAAAG GGGTTTGGATTTGTGACAATGGAGAGACCGCAGGATGCTGAGAGAGCTAGACAAGAGCTTCATGGATCAATGATTGAAGGACGGAAAATTGAAGTCAACTGCGCTACAGCTCGTGTTCACTCGAAGAAAGTTAAACCAACTGGAG gAATCCTGGACCAAATGAACCCACTGATGGCCCAATCAGCTCTTGCCGCACAGGCTCAGATGAACAGAGCCCTATTGCTCCGTAGTCCATTGGTAGCACAATCTCTTCTTGGTCGCGGAGCCGCTTTAATCCCCGGAATGCAACAGCCCGCGTTCCAATTGCAAGCGGCTTTGGCTGGCAATCCGCTGGCACAACTTCAAGGTCAACCTTTGCTGTTCAACGCTGCAGCCCTTCAAACGAACGCACTCCAACAGTCGGCGTTTGGAATGGATCCGGCCGCCGTTCAAGCTGCTCTGCTTGCCAATGAGCAAGCTCGGTTTCAACTCGCTGCTGCCGCTGCTCAAG GACGGATCCCATCATCTGGAAATGCCTCGGCGTTTGGCGAACAATACCTTAGCAACGCGTTGGCCACCGCCTCACTCCCCTCATATCAAATGAACCCGGCGCTTAGAACGTTAAATCGATTTACTCCGTATTGA